One stretch of Mus pahari chromosome 5, PAHARI_EIJ_v1.1, whole genome shotgun sequence DNA includes these proteins:
- the Tyw5 gene encoding tRNA wybutosine-synthesizing protein 5 isoform X3 encodes MFFREEQFFSSVFRISSPGLQLWTHYDVMDNFLIQVTGKKRITLFNPRDAQYLYLSGSKSEVLNIDSPDLDKYPLFPKARRYECSLEAGDVLFIPALWFHNVVSEEFGVGVNIFWKHLPSECYDTTDTYGNKDPVAASRAVQILDRALKILAELPEEYRDFYARQMVLRIQDKAYSKNSE; translated from the exons ATGTTCTTCAGAGAGGAGCAGTTCTTTTCCAGTGTTTTTCGAATTAGTTCACCTGGATTACAGCTCTGGACTCACTATGAT GTAATGGATAACTTTTTAATACAAGTGACAGGAAAGAAACGAATTACACTGTTCAATCCTCGGGATgcacaatatttatatttatcag GTTCTAAGTCAGAAGTGCTGAATATCGACAGCCCAGACCTAGATAAATACCCACTCTTCCCTAAAGCAAGAAGGTATGAGTGTTCCCTTGAAGCTGGTGATGTCCTCTTCATTCCTG CTTTATGGTTCCATAATGTAGTTTCTGAAGAGTTTGGAGTGGGGGTGAATATCTTCTGGAAGCACCTTCCATCGGAATGCTATGATACAACAGATACCTATGGCAACAAAGATCCTGTAGCGGCATCCAGAGCTGTGCAGATCTTGGACAGAGCTTTGAAAATACTGGCTGAATTACCAGAGGAATACAGGGACTTCTATGCACGCCAAATGGTCTTACGTATTCAAGACAAAGCCTACAGCAAGAACTCTGAGTAA
- the Tyw5 gene encoding tRNA wybutosine-synthesizing protein 5 isoform X4 — translation MAEQRLPVPRLRGVSREQFLEHLYPQRKPLVLEGLDLGSCTSKWTVDYLSQVGGTKEVKIHVAAVAQMDFIKLYLLTSWSREQLKKHIKNSSFQRMRNTTYGHLEKTRGSRKNSFTGKDVADIRQQFPSLGEDITFPMFFREEQFFSSVFRISSPGLQLWTHYDVMDNFLIQVTGKKRITLFNPRDAQYLYLSGSKSEVLNIDSPDLDKYPLFPKARRYECSLEAGDVLFIPALWFHNVVSEEFGVGVNIFWKHLPSECYDTTDTYGNKDPVAASRAVQILDRALKILAELPEEYRDFYARQMVLRIQDKAYSKNSE, via the exons ATGGCTGAGCAGCGTCTTCCGGTACCCCGGCTGCGGGGCGTCTCGAGGGAGCAGTTCCTGGAGCATCTTTATCCACAG AGAAAGCCTCTCGTGTTGGAAGGACTCGACTTAGGATCTTGTACAAGCAAATGGACAGTGGATTACCTGAGTCAAGTTGGAGGGACGAAAGAAGTGAAAATTCATGTTGCTGCAGTTGCACAGATGGACTTCATTA AACTTTACCTTTTAACAAGTTGGTCCAGAGAGCAGCtgaagaaacacataaagaattCTTCATTTcagag GATGAGAAATACTACTTACGGTCACTTGGAGAAGACCCGAGGAAG TAGGAAGAACTCTTTCACTGGGAAG GATGTTGCAGACATCAGACAGCAGTTTCCATCATTAGGAGAAGATATTACATTTCCAATGTTCTTCAGAGAGGAGCAGTTCTTTTCCAGTGTTTTTCGAATTAGTTCACCTGGATTACAGCTCTGGACTCACTATGAT GTAATGGATAACTTTTTAATACAAGTGACAGGAAAGAAACGAATTACACTGTTCAATCCTCGGGATgcacaatatttatatttatcag GTTCTAAGTCAGAAGTGCTGAATATCGACAGCCCAGACCTAGATAAATACCCACTCTTCCCTAAAGCAAGAAGGTATGAGTGTTCCCTTGAAGCTGGTGATGTCCTCTTCATTCCTG CTTTATGGTTCCATAATGTAGTTTCTGAAGAGTTTGGAGTGGGGGTGAATATCTTCTGGAAGCACCTTCCATCGGAATGCTATGATACAACAGATACCTATGGCAACAAAGATCCTGTAGCGGCATCCAGAGCTGTGCAGATCTTGGACAGAGCTTTGAAAATACTGGCTGAATTACCAGAGGAATACAGGGACTTCTATGCACGCCAAATGGTCTTACGTATTCAAGACAAAGCCTACAGCAAGAACTCTGAGTAA
- the Tyw5 gene encoding tRNA wybutosine-synthesizing protein 5 isoform X1, which yields MAEQRLPVPRLRGVSREQFLEHLYPQRKPLVLEGLDLGSCTSKWTVDYLSQVGGTKEVKIHVAAVAQMDFISKNFVYRTLPFNKLVQRAAEETHKEFFISEDEKYYLRSLGEDPRKDVADIRQQFPSLGEDITFPMFFREEQFFSSVFRISSPGLQLWTHYDVMDNFLIQVTGKKRITLFNPRDAQYLYLSGSKSEVLNIDSPDLDKYPLFPKARRYECSLEAGDVLFIPALWFHNVVSEEFGVGVNIFWKHLPSECYDTTDTYGNKDPVAASRAVQILDRALKILAELPEEYRDFYARQMVLRIQDKAYSKNSE from the exons ATGGCTGAGCAGCGTCTTCCGGTACCCCGGCTGCGGGGCGTCTCGAGGGAGCAGTTCCTGGAGCATCTTTATCCACAG AGAAAGCCTCTCGTGTTGGAAGGACTCGACTTAGGATCTTGTACAAGCAAATGGACAGTGGATTACCTGAGTCAAGTTGGAGGGACGAAAGAAGTGAAAATTCATGTTGCTGCAGTTGCACAGATGGACTTCATTAGTAAGAACTTTGTCTATAG AACTTTACCTTTTAACAAGTTGGTCCAGAGAGCAGCtgaagaaacacataaagaattCTTCATTTcagag GATGAGAAATACTACTTACGGTCACTTGGAGAAGACCCGAGGAAG GATGTTGCAGACATCAGACAGCAGTTTCCATCATTAGGAGAAGATATTACATTTCCAATGTTCTTCAGAGAGGAGCAGTTCTTTTCCAGTGTTTTTCGAATTAGTTCACCTGGATTACAGCTCTGGACTCACTATGAT GTAATGGATAACTTTTTAATACAAGTGACAGGAAAGAAACGAATTACACTGTTCAATCCTCGGGATgcacaatatttatatttatcag GTTCTAAGTCAGAAGTGCTGAATATCGACAGCCCAGACCTAGATAAATACCCACTCTTCCCTAAAGCAAGAAGGTATGAGTGTTCCCTTGAAGCTGGTGATGTCCTCTTCATTCCTG CTTTATGGTTCCATAATGTAGTTTCTGAAGAGTTTGGAGTGGGGGTGAATATCTTCTGGAAGCACCTTCCATCGGAATGCTATGATACAACAGATACCTATGGCAACAAAGATCCTGTAGCGGCATCCAGAGCTGTGCAGATCTTGGACAGAGCTTTGAAAATACTGGCTGAATTACCAGAGGAATACAGGGACTTCTATGCACGCCAAATGGTCTTACGTATTCAAGACAAAGCCTACAGCAAGAACTCTGAGTAA
- the Tyw5 gene encoding tRNA wybutosine-synthesizing protein 5 isoform X2, protein MDFISKNFVYRTLPFNKLVQRAAEETHKEFFISEDEKYYLRSLGEDPRKDVADIRQQFPSLGEDITFPMFFREEQFFSSVFRISSPGLQLWTHYDVMDNFLIQVTGKKRITLFNPRDAQYLYLSGSKSEVLNIDSPDLDKYPLFPKARRYECSLEAGDVLFIPALWFHNVVSEEFGVGVNIFWKHLPSECYDTTDTYGNKDPVAASRAVQILDRALKILAELPEEYRDFYARQMVLRIQDKAYSKNSE, encoded by the exons ATGGACTTCATTAGTAAGAACTTTGTCTATAG AACTTTACCTTTTAACAAGTTGGTCCAGAGAGCAGCtgaagaaacacataaagaattCTTCATTTcagag GATGAGAAATACTACTTACGGTCACTTGGAGAAGACCCGAGGAAG GATGTTGCAGACATCAGACAGCAGTTTCCATCATTAGGAGAAGATATTACATTTCCAATGTTCTTCAGAGAGGAGCAGTTCTTTTCCAGTGTTTTTCGAATTAGTTCACCTGGATTACAGCTCTGGACTCACTATGAT GTAATGGATAACTTTTTAATACAAGTGACAGGAAAGAAACGAATTACACTGTTCAATCCTCGGGATgcacaatatttatatttatcag GTTCTAAGTCAGAAGTGCTGAATATCGACAGCCCAGACCTAGATAAATACCCACTCTTCCCTAAAGCAAGAAGGTATGAGTGTTCCCTTGAAGCTGGTGATGTCCTCTTCATTCCTG CTTTATGGTTCCATAATGTAGTTTCTGAAGAGTTTGGAGTGGGGGTGAATATCTTCTGGAAGCACCTTCCATCGGAATGCTATGATACAACAGATACCTATGGCAACAAAGATCCTGTAGCGGCATCCAGAGCTGTGCAGATCTTGGACAGAGCTTTGAAAATACTGGCTGAATTACCAGAGGAATACAGGGACTTCTATGCACGCCAAATGGTCTTACGTATTCAAGACAAAGCCTACAGCAAGAACTCTGAGTAA